The following proteins come from a genomic window of Paramisgurnus dabryanus chromosome 19, PD_genome_1.1, whole genome shotgun sequence:
- the LOC135775631 gene encoding zinc finger protein 646 isoform X3, whose amino-acid sequence MAMHDMNRAKGFPCKECDIICPSTPSLLEHMKAHYHQEENGRFECEQCGRIFKHASSLASHKKTHEMGSFQCPVCTRTLPNAMALKNHLRVHTLSPSAQAEEENDDNADEERDYNLAQDLSDAGFRSHINNSGMMPGSDHDKQKSPGSEDAWDRPFKCDQCDRTYRHHGSLVNHKKSHQEGTYKCNFCYKQFNNLAALNAHERTHSKFKPSGMSIGALLPEAPSDTRPPGSQNDDMVPSFCHLCQVSLPNKNDFQEHILLHNAASSSLGLPRSFPGIVPHNLSSVRSPAVNPYTPALGDPLPLPPLPDKRYDPMLGPPVTNSIYTCAYCGAGHPDIESLKIHYLTHEPHPTTHAQGSPAILNSDALASNSQPSVSNGETRSQDHSTAMDDGERRFKCQECGKSYRHAGSLVNHKRSHQTGQYQCTICCKQYPHLAALHSHLRSHKTRPNSQSMSTEGDWLSSEPMTGLDSQQGFVHSQDQDSGATTPISLPGNLGDPAHFVPDSGHNSGLDSLEFHDRFGGALAQSTSSHSPLPQNHRQAGSVNQGGMSNGFLGNMNYHSPGGASLPSGNANLKESSRQRRGQDQMSYGEAPANSQNNNKRMDNKDDDDDGEVYQCTVCGNHYASLRALRSHLRSHGVNQGAGPSSALTPVGEQEWRRRQEGNTVSLLICSTCGQSFNRKQDLLNHQLVHGPARPDASSQGLGGTSVNSNGKMDGRNHICVDCGMFFADRHQLITHLCPGKARAGGLNKGMNGAKGMTGGAGTSDSRGPVDPQQMPDSDDRPHRCDQCGRSYRHPCSLLNHKKSHKTGVFRCLVCQKRYYNLLALKNHQRTHFDLKRHKCEECGKAFKIQKQLINHLRLHEEHRAKTGDRDQRVQGMSHPNGARYEGGPSQLQTMRMGEPKIPNPPVNPNYGQPQGYKKPYAGARAQQVDDGSGRRPFVCDQCGRTYRHAGSLANHKNLHKIGEYHCNVCNSTYPNRLAMKNHLRMHFALKKYSCTDCGRGFRNQRQLETHTSNQLCKDLPGPLPGPSVQTAPPPAEYECDGCSQVFTTTTDLASHNCSAQLPSSSASLNSSNISMETGDLGSPEREERPFTCDLCGCSYKHASSLLNHKNTHKIGNFSCSYCDKPYSNYMALRNHMRIHTQKKRHICSTCGKAFRLARFLRNHQRVHEEGHTRFGCPTCGKSFQGRSGLARHRCGDNQVYDLQSGFLGTIRVPEFGFF is encoded by the exons ATGGCTATGCATGATATGAATCGTGCCAAGGGTTTCCCTTGCAAAGAATGCGACATCATTTGCCCAAGTACACCTAGTCTCCTGGAGCACATGAAAGCACACTATCATCAAGAAGAAAATGGCAGATTTGAATGTGAACAGTGTGGACGTATTTTTAAGCATGCCAGTAGCTTGGCTTCTCACAAAAAAACTCACGAGATGGGGTCCTTTCAGTGTCCGGTGTGCACCAGAACGTTGCCCAATGCAATGGCCCTAAAAAACCACCTCCGTGTCCACACGCTGTCTCCAAGTGCCCAAGCTGAAGAGGAGAATGATGACAATGCTGATGAAGAGAGGGATTATAATTTAGCACAAGATTTGTCTGACGCAGGTTTCAGGAGTCACATAAACAACAGCGGAATGATGCCTGGCAGTGACCATGATAAACAGAAATCTCCAGGATCCGAAGATGCCTGGGACAGACCATTTAAGTGTGACCAATGTGATAGGACGTATCGTCATCATGGCAGCTTGGTTAACCACAAGAAATCTCACCAAGAAGGCACATATAAGTGCAATTTCTGTTACAAACAATTTAACAATCTTGCTGCCCTTAATGCTCATGAGCGCACTCATTCAAAGTTTAAACCCTCTGGAATGTCCATTGGGGCCCTTTTGCCTGAAGCCCCATCTGACACTCGCCCTCCCGGTTCCCAGAACGATGATATGGTACCCAGCTTTTGCCATCTTTGTCAGGTGTCTTTGCCCAATAAGAATGACTTTCAAGAGCACATTTTGTTACATAATGCTGCATCATCTTCACTAGGGCTGCCACGTAGTTTCCCTGGGATAGTGCCTCATAATCTTAGCTCTGTTCGCTCCCCAGCAGTCAATCCATATACACCTGCCCTGGGTGACCCTCTTCCGTTGCCTCCATTACCTGACAAGCGTTATGACCCAATGCTAGGACCCCCTGTTACTAATTCCATCTATACCTGTGCATATTGTGGTGCAGGACATCCTGACATAGAGAGCCTCAAAATTCATTATCTTACTCATGAACCACACCCCACAACACATGCACAAGGAAGCCCTGCTATTTTAAATTCAGATGCACTGGCTTCAAACTCTCAACCCTCGGTATCCAATGGTGAGACAAGGTCTCAAGATCACTCTACAGCCATGGATGATGGCGAACGCAGATTCAAGTGCCAAGAGTGCGGGAAAAGCTATCGACACGCTGGGAGTCTAGTTAATCATAAACGCTCCCATCAAACTGGTCAATATCAGTGCACCATTTGCTGTAAACAATATCCACATTTAGCAGCCCTTCACAGTCACCTCCGCAGTCACAAGACTAGGCCAAACTCACAGTCGATGAGCACAGAGGGAGATTGGCTTTCCTCTGAGCCAATGACAGGGCTAGATTCCCAACAGGGCTTTGTACATTCTCAAGATCAGGATAGTGGTGCAACAACCCCAATATCACTTCCTGGTAATCTTGGTGACCCAGCTCACTTTGTCCCAGACAGTGGGCACAACAGTGGCCTGGATTCACTAGAGTTTCATGACCGTTTTGGTGGTGCTCTCGCTCAAAGCACTTCTAGCCACTCCCCGCTTCCCCAAAATCATCGTCAGGCAGGTAGCGTCAACCAGGGAGGTATGTCAAATGGTTTTCTCGGTAACATGAACTACCATAGTCCCGGTGGTGCCTCCCTGCCGTCGGGCAATGCCAACCTTAAAGAAAGTAGTCGTCAGCGGCGTGGTCAGGACCAGATGTCCTATGGGGAAGCACCAGCTAATTCCCAGAACAACAATAAGAGAATGGATAACAAAGACGATGATGACGATGGAGAGGTTTATCAGTGCACAGTTTGTGGAAACCATTATGCTAGCCTGAGGGCACTTCGTAGCCATTTACGAAGCCATGGAGTTAACCAGGGTGCAGGGCCGTCCTCTGCCCTCACTCCTGTAGGTGAACAAGAGTGGAGGAGGCGACAAGAGGGCAATACGGTCAGTCTTTTGATCTGTAGCACCTGTGGGCAGAGCTTCAACAGAAAACAGGACTTGCTAAACCACCAGCTGGTCCACGGACCTGCACGGCCAGATGCATCATCACAGGGCTTGGGTGGCACTAGCGTTAATTCTAATGGCAAAATGGATGGAAGGAACCACATTTGCGTTGACTGTGGCATGTTCTTTGCAGATCGCCATCAGCTGATTACTCACCTGTGTCCAGGCAAGGCGAGAGCGGGGGGATTGAACAAAGGTATGAACGGAGCTAAAGGGATGACTGGTGGAGCTGGTACTAGTGACAGCAGGGGCCCTGTAGACCCTCAGCAGATGCCAGACTCTGATGATCGGCCTCACAGGTGCGACCAGTGTGGAAGGAGTTACAGACACCCCTGCTCACTGCTCAACCATAAGAAATCGCACAAGACTGGGGTCTTCCGCTGCCTTGTCTGCCAAAAACGCTACTACAACCTACTGGCTCTCAAGAACCACCAGAGGACTCATTTTGACTTAAAGAG GCACAAGTGTGAGGAGTGCGGGAAAGCCTTTAAGATCCAGAAGCAGTTGATAAACCATCTGAGGTTACACGAGGAACATCGAGCGAAGACTGGAGATCGTGACCAACGGGTTCAAGGCATGTCTCATCCCAATGGTGCACGCTATGAGGGAGGCCCATCGCAGCTTCAAACTATGAGAATGGGCGAGCCCAAAATTCCAAACCCTCCGGTGAACCCCAACTACGGTCAGCCACAAGGTTACAAGAAACCGTATGCCGGAGCAAGGGCTCAGCAAGTTGACGATGGTAGCGGTCGTCGGCCCTTTGTTTGCGATCAGTGTGGACGCACTTATCGTCATGCCGGCAGTCTGGCTAATCATAAGAATCTGCATAAGATTGGCGAGTATCACTGTAATGTGTGCAACTCCACGTATCCGAATCGTCTGGCAATGAAGAACCACCTTCGAATGCATTTTGCTCTTAAGAAGTATTCCTGCACTGACTGCGGTAGGGGCTTCAGGAACCAGAGGCAGCTTGAAACGCACACCAGCAATCAGCTCTGCAAAGATCTCCCAGGTCCCCTTCCCGGTCCCAGTGTTCAAACCGCCCCTCCTCCAGCCGAATACGAGTGCGATGGGTGCTCACAGGTCTTTACTACGACCACAGACTTGGCCTCGCATAACTGCAGTGCCCAACTTCCCTCTTCCTCCGCCTCCCTCAACAGCTCTAACATAAGCATGGAGACAGGTGACCTGGGGTCTCCAGAACGCGAAGAGCGTCCTTTCACCTGTGACCTTTGTGGCTGCTCTTACAAACATGCTAGCAGTCTCCTCAAccataaaaatacacacaaaatagGCAACTTCAGCTGCTCATATTGTGACAAACCCTACTCCAACTACATGGCCCTACGCAACCACATGCGTATCCATACGCAGAAGAAGCGTCACATCTGCTCGACCTGTGGGAAGGCTTTCCGGCTGGCCCGCTTCCTTCGGAACCACCAGAGAGTCCACGAGGAGGGCCACACTCGTTTCGGCTGCCCCACCTGCGGGAAGAGCTTTCAGGGTCGGTCTGGGCTGGCCAGGCACCGCTGCGGTGACAACCAG GTATATGATCTCCAATCCGGCTTCCTCGGGACCATACGCGTGCCGGAATTCGGATTTTTCTGA
- the LOC135775631 gene encoding zinc finger protein 646 isoform X2: protein MAMHDMNRAKGFPCKECDIICPSTPSLLEHMKAHYHQEENGRFECEQCGRIFKHASSLASHKKTHEMGSFQCPVCTRTLPNAMALKNHLRVHTLSPSAQAEEENDDNADEERDYNLAQDLSDAGFRSHINNSGMMPGSDHDKQKSPGSEDAWDRPFKCDQCDRTYRHHGSLVNHKKSHQEGTYKCNFCYKQFNNLAALNAHERTHSKFKPSGMSIGALLPEAPSDTRPPGSQNDDMVPSFCHLCQVSLPNKNDFQEHILLHNAASSSLGLPRSFPGIVPHNLSSVRSPAVNPYTPALGDPLPLPPLPDKRYDPMLGPPVTNSIYTCAYCGAGHPDIESLKIHYLTHEPHPTTHAQGSPAILNSDALASNSQPSVSNGETRSQDHSTAMDDGERRFKCQECGKSYRHAGSLVNHKRSHQTGQYQCTICCKQYPHLAALHSHLRSHKTRPNSQSMSTEGDWLSSEPMTGLDSQQGFVHSQDQDSGATTPISLPGNLGDPAHFVPDSGHNSGLDSLEFHDRFGGALAQSTSSHSPLPQNHRQAGSVNQGGMSNGFLGNMNYHSPGGASLPSGNANLKESSRQRRGQDQMSYGEAPANSQNNNKRMDNKDDDDDGEVYQCTVCGNHYASLRALRSHLRSHGVNQGAGPSSALTPVGEQEWRRRQEGNTVSLLICSTCGQSFNRKQDLLNHQLVHGPARPDASSQGLGGTSVNSNGKMDGRNHICVDCGMFFADRHQLITHLCPGKARAGGLNKGMNGAKGMTGGAGTSDSRGPVDPQQMPDSDDRPHRCDQCGRSYRHPCSLLNHKKSHKTGVFRCLVCQKRYYNLLALKNHQRTHFDLKRHKCEECGKAFKIQKQLINHLRLHEEHRAKTGDRDQRVQGMSHPNGARYEGGPSQLQTMRMGEPKIPNPPVNPNYGQPQGYKKPYAGARAQQVDDGSGRRPFVCDQCGRTYRHAGSLANHKNLHKIGEYHCNVCNSTYPNRLAMKNHLRMHFALKKYSCTDCGRGFRNQRQLETHTSNQLCKDLPGPLPGPSVQTAPPPAEYECDGCSQVFTTTTDLASHNCSAQLPSSSASLNSSNISMETGDLGSPEREERPFTCDLCGCSYKHASSLLNHKNTHKIGNFSCSYCDKPYSNYMALRNHMRIHTQKKRHICSTCGKAFRLARFLRNHQRVHEEGHTRFGCPTCGKSFQGRSGLARHRCGDNQVGNEGVRKATSSTREGEEYRFTYMISNPASSGPYACRNSDFSEVWTV from the exons ATGGCTATGCATGATATGAATCGTGCCAAGGGTTTCCCTTGCAAAGAATGCGACATCATTTGCCCAAGTACACCTAGTCTCCTGGAGCACATGAAAGCACACTATCATCAAGAAGAAAATGGCAGATTTGAATGTGAACAGTGTGGACGTATTTTTAAGCATGCCAGTAGCTTGGCTTCTCACAAAAAAACTCACGAGATGGGGTCCTTTCAGTGTCCGGTGTGCACCAGAACGTTGCCCAATGCAATGGCCCTAAAAAACCACCTCCGTGTCCACACGCTGTCTCCAAGTGCCCAAGCTGAAGAGGAGAATGATGACAATGCTGATGAAGAGAGGGATTATAATTTAGCACAAGATTTGTCTGACGCAGGTTTCAGGAGTCACATAAACAACAGCGGAATGATGCCTGGCAGTGACCATGATAAACAGAAATCTCCAGGATCCGAAGATGCCTGGGACAGACCATTTAAGTGTGACCAATGTGATAGGACGTATCGTCATCATGGCAGCTTGGTTAACCACAAGAAATCTCACCAAGAAGGCACATATAAGTGCAATTTCTGTTACAAACAATTTAACAATCTTGCTGCCCTTAATGCTCATGAGCGCACTCATTCAAAGTTTAAACCCTCTGGAATGTCCATTGGGGCCCTTTTGCCTGAAGCCCCATCTGACACTCGCCCTCCCGGTTCCCAGAACGATGATATGGTACCCAGCTTTTGCCATCTTTGTCAGGTGTCTTTGCCCAATAAGAATGACTTTCAAGAGCACATTTTGTTACATAATGCTGCATCATCTTCACTAGGGCTGCCACGTAGTTTCCCTGGGATAGTGCCTCATAATCTTAGCTCTGTTCGCTCCCCAGCAGTCAATCCATATACACCTGCCCTGGGTGACCCTCTTCCGTTGCCTCCATTACCTGACAAGCGTTATGACCCAATGCTAGGACCCCCTGTTACTAATTCCATCTATACCTGTGCATATTGTGGTGCAGGACATCCTGACATAGAGAGCCTCAAAATTCATTATCTTACTCATGAACCACACCCCACAACACATGCACAAGGAAGCCCTGCTATTTTAAATTCAGATGCACTGGCTTCAAACTCTCAACCCTCGGTATCCAATGGTGAGACAAGGTCTCAAGATCACTCTACAGCCATGGATGATGGCGAACGCAGATTCAAGTGCCAAGAGTGCGGGAAAAGCTATCGACACGCTGGGAGTCTAGTTAATCATAAACGCTCCCATCAAACTGGTCAATATCAGTGCACCATTTGCTGTAAACAATATCCACATTTAGCAGCCCTTCACAGTCACCTCCGCAGTCACAAGACTAGGCCAAACTCACAGTCGATGAGCACAGAGGGAGATTGGCTTTCCTCTGAGCCAATGACAGGGCTAGATTCCCAACAGGGCTTTGTACATTCTCAAGATCAGGATAGTGGTGCAACAACCCCAATATCACTTCCTGGTAATCTTGGTGACCCAGCTCACTTTGTCCCAGACAGTGGGCACAACAGTGGCCTGGATTCACTAGAGTTTCATGACCGTTTTGGTGGTGCTCTCGCTCAAAGCACTTCTAGCCACTCCCCGCTTCCCCAAAATCATCGTCAGGCAGGTAGCGTCAACCAGGGAGGTATGTCAAATGGTTTTCTCGGTAACATGAACTACCATAGTCCCGGTGGTGCCTCCCTGCCGTCGGGCAATGCCAACCTTAAAGAAAGTAGTCGTCAGCGGCGTGGTCAGGACCAGATGTCCTATGGGGAAGCACCAGCTAATTCCCAGAACAACAATAAGAGAATGGATAACAAAGACGATGATGACGATGGAGAGGTTTATCAGTGCACAGTTTGTGGAAACCATTATGCTAGCCTGAGGGCACTTCGTAGCCATTTACGAAGCCATGGAGTTAACCAGGGTGCAGGGCCGTCCTCTGCCCTCACTCCTGTAGGTGAACAAGAGTGGAGGAGGCGACAAGAGGGCAATACGGTCAGTCTTTTGATCTGTAGCACCTGTGGGCAGAGCTTCAACAGAAAACAGGACTTGCTAAACCACCAGCTGGTCCACGGACCTGCACGGCCAGATGCATCATCACAGGGCTTGGGTGGCACTAGCGTTAATTCTAATGGCAAAATGGATGGAAGGAACCACATTTGCGTTGACTGTGGCATGTTCTTTGCAGATCGCCATCAGCTGATTACTCACCTGTGTCCAGGCAAGGCGAGAGCGGGGGGATTGAACAAAGGTATGAACGGAGCTAAAGGGATGACTGGTGGAGCTGGTACTAGTGACAGCAGGGGCCCTGTAGACCCTCAGCAGATGCCAGACTCTGATGATCGGCCTCACAGGTGCGACCAGTGTGGAAGGAGTTACAGACACCCCTGCTCACTGCTCAACCATAAGAAATCGCACAAGACTGGGGTCTTCCGCTGCCTTGTCTGCCAAAAACGCTACTACAACCTACTGGCTCTCAAGAACCACCAGAGGACTCATTTTGACTTAAAGAG GCACAAGTGTGAGGAGTGCGGGAAAGCCTTTAAGATCCAGAAGCAGTTGATAAACCATCTGAGGTTACACGAGGAACATCGAGCGAAGACTGGAGATCGTGACCAACGGGTTCAAGGCATGTCTCATCCCAATGGTGCACGCTATGAGGGAGGCCCATCGCAGCTTCAAACTATGAGAATGGGCGAGCCCAAAATTCCAAACCCTCCGGTGAACCCCAACTACGGTCAGCCACAAGGTTACAAGAAACCGTATGCCGGAGCAAGGGCTCAGCAAGTTGACGATGGTAGCGGTCGTCGGCCCTTTGTTTGCGATCAGTGTGGACGCACTTATCGTCATGCCGGCAGTCTGGCTAATCATAAGAATCTGCATAAGATTGGCGAGTATCACTGTAATGTGTGCAACTCCACGTATCCGAATCGTCTGGCAATGAAGAACCACCTTCGAATGCATTTTGCTCTTAAGAAGTATTCCTGCACTGACTGCGGTAGGGGCTTCAGGAACCAGAGGCAGCTTGAAACGCACACCAGCAATCAGCTCTGCAAAGATCTCCCAGGTCCCCTTCCCGGTCCCAGTGTTCAAACCGCCCCTCCTCCAGCCGAATACGAGTGCGATGGGTGCTCACAGGTCTTTACTACGACCACAGACTTGGCCTCGCATAACTGCAGTGCCCAACTTCCCTCTTCCTCCGCCTCCCTCAACAGCTCTAACATAAGCATGGAGACAGGTGACCTGGGGTCTCCAGAACGCGAAGAGCGTCCTTTCACCTGTGACCTTTGTGGCTGCTCTTACAAACATGCTAGCAGTCTCCTCAAccataaaaatacacacaaaatagGCAACTTCAGCTGCTCATATTGTGACAAACCCTACTCCAACTACATGGCCCTACGCAACCACATGCGTATCCATACGCAGAAGAAGCGTCACATCTGCTCGACCTGTGGGAAGGCTTTCCGGCTGGCCCGCTTCCTTCGGAACCACCAGAGAGTCCACGAGGAGGGCCACACTCGTTTCGGCTGCCCCACCTGCGGGAAGAGCTTTCAGGGTCGGTCTGGGCTGGCCAGGCACCGCTGCGGTGACAACCAGGTAGGCAACGAGGGCGTGAGGAAGGCCACTTCAAGCACAAGAGAGGGAGAGGAGTACCGGTTCAC GTATATGATCTCCAATCCGGCTTCCTCGGGACCATACGCGTGCCGGAATTCGGATTTTTCTGAAGTTTGGACAGTATGA